CTGGCCGTCGCCTTGGCCGCCGGTTACGGGCTCGACGCGTTCGTGACGCGTTCGCGCGAGCGCGGCCGGGCTTCGCTCGCGCTGCGCCTGCAGCTGGCCGCGCTGTTCGGAGCGATCGCCGTGGGGCTCTACTTCGCCGCCCGGGCGGCGAGCCGGCTGGATAAGCTCGGCGCCGTCGCGCGCGACCTCGCGGTTCCCGCCGCGGCGGCGCTCGTCGCCCTCGGCGCATTGTTCCTCGTTCTTCGCCGGAGCAAGGCCGCGGGCGTCCTCATCGTCATCGTTGCCGCGGCCGCCGAGCTGCAGTGGGGCGCCTGGGGGTTCGTGCCGGCGTCCGATCGCGACGCCTTCTATCCACGGGATCCGGCCTACGCCGCCATCGCCGGCGACGTCGGGCCCGGCGGCGCGTACCGCTTCCTCGGGCGCGACCGGAACACGCCCCGCTTCGACACGGCTGCGTTCCTCGATCTGAAGGACGCGCGAACCGCGTTCCCCCGCATGAAGCGCTACCAAGATCTCTGGGTCGCGCTCGACCCGAACGTCTTCCGCGTCAACCGGTACAACCCAACCTTCGACGCGCTCGACCCCGGCTCCCCGGTCCTCGATGCGCTCTCCGTCCGGTACCTGGTCGAGCCGCTGCACCGGGCTGCGCTCGAGACGACCCGCGGCTCGATCGTCGAGCGCACGAGTCGCGAGCCCCTCCCTATGCAGCTTCGGGTCGCCGTTCCCGCAACGGGGATCCGGTCGCTGATCCTTCCGTTACGAGCCGCCGACCAGACCTGTCTCGACGGATGGGTCGAGCTGCGCGCCGGACCGGTCCTCGCACGACGGCTCCTGCGAGAGGTCGACGGGGTCCGTTCGAACTTCGTGCTCCCCGACGTCGGGCGGCCCGGCTCGACCCTCACCGTGGATCTTTCGAGCACGTCGTGTCCGGTGGCGCTCGGCGACGGCGGCGTCGAGGTACGGGCGCCGGAGCGAGACGCCGTGCTCCGCATCAAGAGCATCGCCGGCTGGGTCGTGTACGAACGATCCTCCGCGATCCCGCGCGCTTCCCTCGCACGGTCCACGATCGCGATCGCCGATCAGGCCGAGACCATCAGCTTCATGTCGCAACGTCCCGCCGGCGGCGCGGTGGTCGTCGCGGGTGCGTTCGGATCGCGCGAGCTCGGAGGAGGCACCGCGGAGCTCGTCGTCGACCAGCCCGACCGGATCGTCGTCCGCGCAACCAGCGACGGGGCCGGGCTCCTCGTTCTTCGCGACGTCGACGCCCCCGGCTGGCGCGCGTCGGTCGACGGAGGGCCTGCGCCGATCATCGCCGCCGACCACGCGTTCCGAGGGGTTGCGGTACCGGACGGGACGTCGCTCGTGGAGTTCCGATACGACCCGCCCACCTATCGCGCCGGGCTCCTGCTGGCGCTCGCCGGGCTCCTGCTCGCGATCGCACTGGTCGGAGGACCCGCGATGGGGCGTTCGCTGACGCGACGAAAGCGGACCGCTACAGTGGGATCACCCGAACCCGGACGGACCCATTGACAGCGGTTGACGACATCCTGACATCCATCGAGCGATGGACGTGGACCGCCGGCGTGCTCGGCCTTGGGTACGTGGGCCTGCCGCTCGTCGTCACGATGAGCCGGGCCGGGATCCCGGTGACCGGGTTCGACGTCGACGGCGGCGTGATCCCCGCTCTGGCGGAGGGTCGATCGCACATCGACGACGTGTCCGACGAGGATCTCACCGAAGCGTCCGAACGAACGCGGTTCACGGCGTCGCCGGAGGATCTCCGGAGCGCCGACGTGCTGTTCATCTGCGTGCCGACGCCGCTCGCGGTCGGGAAGCAGCCGGACATGACGTACATCGAGGGCGCGGCTCGCGTGGCGGCATCGGTGCTGCGGCCGGGCCACACCGTCATCCTCGAGTCGACGACCTATCCCGGCACGACCCAGGATGTCGTCCTCCCGATCCTTGCCACGAGCGGCCTGAAGCTCGACGAGGATTTCCTGCTGGCGTACTCGCCCGAGCGCGTCGATCCCGGGAATCCCTCGTTCCGGACCGCAAACATCCCGCGCGTCGTCGGCGGTGCGTCGCCCACGAGCACGCGCGCCGCGGCGTCGATATACCGGCGATTCGTCGAGAAGGTTCATCCCGTCTCAGACGCACGAACCGCCGAGATGGCGAAGCTCGTCGAGAACACGTTCCGGTGGGTGAACATCGCACTCGCGAACGAGCTGTCGTCCGTCGCCAGAGCGTTCGGCGTCAACATCTGGGAGGTCATCGAGGCAGCGGCCACCAAGCCGTTCGGGTACATGCCGTTCTATCCGGGGCCCGGCGTCGGCGGACACTGCATCCCGTTGGACCCGTTCTACCTTCAGTGGGCCGCTCGCCGGACCGGCGAGGGGACGCGGTTCATCGAGCTCGCGGAATGGGTCAACGCACGGATGCCGCAGGTCGTGGTCGCGCGGGTTATCCAAGCGCTCAACGCTCGCGGCGTCGCGATGCGGGACGCCGGGGTCGTCGTGCTCGGGGTCTCGTACAAGCCGAACGTCAAGGACTATCGCGAGTCCCCGGCGATCGAGTGCATGCGCAACCTCTTGACCTGGGATGCCCGCGTCTCGTACGTCGATCCGTTCGTCCCGGAGCTCACCTTCGATGAGCAGGCGATGGAGGCCGTTCCGCTGACCAGGGAAGTCGTCTCACAGGCGGATGTCGTCCTGATCCTGTGCGACCACGACGCGATCGACTTCGAGCTCGTCGCGCGGAACGCAACGCTCATCGTCGACACGCGGAACGCGCTGCGGCGGCGTTCGATCGACTCGGAGAACCTGATCCTCCTCTGAGCCTCGCCCGCTAGGCGCGCCGGAGGATCACCGTGTCCTGGAACGTCGGGACGCCGGTCCGGCCGGCCCAGGACCCGAAGAGGATCGGCCCGTCGATGGCGAGGTCCGACTTGGCGACCTGCTCGCGCACCCAGGTCTCCTCGTAGCCGACGGCGTGCAGCGGGTTCTCGGGGTCCATGAACCGCGTGAACTCGTTCAGCTGATGGGCGAGCTTGTACCGGCAGCGATCCTCGCGATCGAGCTCGGCCCAGTCCTCGTTGAGCAAGAACATCGTGGCGTTCACGCGGCCGTTCGGCGCGATGATCCGGCGAAGCTCGGAGAGGTAATGAATGACCTCGTCGGGATACATGTGGGTGAAGACGCTCAGGAGCACCGCGATGTCCGCAGTGGAATCGGCGGTCGGCAGCGCGACGGTGGTCGGCTGCAGCGTCCCTGCCGGGTTGTAGCGGTCGTTCCGGATGTCGAGATGCTGGAACGAGAAGCGACGCCGGGCGTGCGGCCTCAGATTCTTCTGACACCATTCGACGTGTGGCTTGAGGATGTCCATGCCGAGATAGCGCCCCTTGAACCCATCCCAGCGCAGGAGCCCGTGCGCGAGTCGTCCGTAACCGCATCCGACGTCGACCACGTACGACGCCGGGGTCAGACCGGCGTACTCCTGGAGCTGCGCGACGACTTCCTCACCGAACGCCAGGAAGCCCTCGTCCGTGTCCCCCATGAATCGCAACGACGACGGTGGTAGCGGAAGGCGTCTGCGTCTCATGTTCTCTCCTGATCCGGCCGCGCATGGAACGCGCACGCCATTCTATGAGAGCCCGTTCTCCGCCCGAGGCTGCGGAGGATCAGGACGTGACCGGTTCGCGCCGGGATTCGAGAGACTGCGGAGTCCCCGTGGTAGCATCTGGCACATCCGCCGCAGCCGGGCGGTCTCGGCGTTGAACCCACCTGGGAGGTGCGCATGAAGGCGGTTCGTGAGCGTGGGACGATCGGATCCCTTCTGTTCGTCCTGATCCTCGCAGCCGTTTCCGGCTCGGCATACATCGATGCGGGATCCGGAAGCTACATCTTGCAGCTCGTCATCGGGGGAGCCGTCGGCGCAGCCATGGCCGTCGTCGCGTACTGGCGTCGCATCCGCGCAGCAGTAGGTCGCCGCCTGTCGCGCAAGGGCTGATGCCGGTCGAACGTCTCGGGGGATCATTCCGAGACCCCGCCGGCTTCGTCTTCACCCGTGACGGCGTTCTCCTCCGCCAGATCAACGAGCTCCACCGCGAGCACTGGGAACGTTTCCTTTCCTCCGACCTCCACGATGCCCTCGTCGAACGCGGGCTCATGGTTGCCTCCGAGGACGCGCCTCTCGATCGTGCCGCGGCGCCGGGCGCGTACAAGGTGGTCCGCCCCGAGCCGATCCCGTTCATCTCCTATC
Above is a window of Actinomycetota bacterium DNA encoding:
- a CDS encoding nucleotide sugar dehydrogenase gives rise to the protein MTAVDDILTSIERWTWTAGVLGLGYVGLPLVVTMSRAGIPVTGFDVDGGVIPALAEGRSHIDDVSDEDLTEASERTRFTASPEDLRSADVLFICVPTPLAVGKQPDMTYIEGAARVAASVLRPGHTVILESTTYPGTTQDVVLPILATSGLKLDEDFLLAYSPERVDPGNPSFRTANIPRVVGGASPTSTRAAASIYRRFVEKVHPVSDARTAEMAKLVENTFRWVNIALANELSSVARAFGVNIWEVIEAAATKPFGYMPFYPGPGVGGHCIPLDPFYLQWAARRTGEGTRFIELAEWVNARMPQVVVARVIQALNARGVAMRDAGVVVLGVSYKPNVKDYRESPAIECMRNLLTWDARVSYVDPFVPELTFDEQAMEAVPLTREVVSQADVVLILCDHDAIDFELVARNATLIVDTRNALRRRSIDSENLILL
- a CDS encoding class I SAM-dependent methyltransferase; the protein is MRRRRLPLPPSSLRFMGDTDEGFLAFGEEVVAQLQEYAGLTPASYVVDVGCGYGRLAHGLLRWDGFKGRYLGMDILKPHVEWCQKNLRPHARRRFSFQHLDIRNDRYNPAGTLQPTTVALPTADSTADIAVLLSVFTHMYPDEVIHYLSELRRIIAPNGRVNATMFLLNEDWAELDREDRCRYKLAHQLNEFTRFMDPENPLHAVGYEETWVREQVAKSDLAIDGPILFGSWAGRTGVPTFQDTVILRRA